One part of the Girardinichthys multiradiatus isolate DD_20200921_A chromosome 10, DD_fGirMul_XY1, whole genome shotgun sequence genome encodes these proteins:
- the LOC124875434 gene encoding peptide Y, whose translation MAKMLRSWVMFAALVVCLLVCWSSFADAYPPKPESPGNNASPEDWAKYHAAVRHYVNLITRQRYGKRSSPEEAVAWLLFGANSNQDGEPRSDYVDTW comes from the exons atgGCCAAAATGCTGAGATCATGGGTGATGTTCGCGGCTCTGGTCGTTTGCCTGCTGGTGTGTTGGAGCAGTTTCGCGGACGCCTACCCTCCCAAACCCGAAAGCCCCGGGAACAACGCTTCGCCGGAGGATTGGGCCAAGTACCACGCAGCTGTCAGGCATTATGTCAACCTCATTACCAGACAGAG GTACGGAAAGAGATCTTCCCCTGAGGAGGCGGTGGCTTGGCTGCTGTTTGGTGCAAACTCCAATCAAGATGGTGAGCCTCG GTCTGACTATGTTGACACATGGTAA